One genomic segment of bacterium includes these proteins:
- a CDS encoding methionyl-tRNA formyltransferase → MRLVFFGTPRFAQIALERLLQSRHQVAAVVTVPDKLAGRGRKQTSSEVKEFALSKNLEVLQPDKLTDAGFLRRIGEIAAELFAVVAFRILPEKLFALPRHGAINLHASLLPRYRGAAPIERAIIDGATKTGVTTFRIAKSVDTGGILLAREVSIGPYETYEDLYPKLADIGANLLVETIDGLEDGRLSPVPQDDTLASPAPKITPSDSPIDWSRPAIAIVNQIRGLAGSADAFTVLEGKRLKILRAALSEQVNGNHVPGEIIAADKSRGLIVASGAGAVRLVEVCLEGKKRMDSNAFLNGVRLTPGVRLISAS, encoded by the coding sequence ATGCGGTTGGTCTTCTTCGGTACGCCCAGGTTCGCGCAAATCGCGCTGGAACGGCTATTACAGTCGCGACATCAGGTCGCGGCAGTTGTGACTGTTCCCGATAAGCTCGCCGGGCGGGGAAGAAAACAGACATCATCAGAGGTCAAAGAATTTGCTTTGAGCAAAAACCTCGAGGTCTTGCAGCCGGACAAATTGACTGACGCGGGATTCCTGCGACGCATCGGCGAAATTGCCGCCGAACTATTTGCAGTCGTCGCATTCCGAATTCTGCCGGAAAAGCTATTCGCATTACCGCGCCATGGCGCGATAAATCTGCATGCCTCCCTGTTGCCGCGCTATCGCGGCGCCGCCCCGATCGAACGGGCAATTATAGACGGCGCTACGAAAACCGGAGTCACGACGTTTCGCATCGCGAAATCGGTCGACACCGGCGGCATCTTGCTCGCTCGCGAAGTCTCGATCGGTCCTTATGAGACCTACGAAGACCTCTACCCGAAGCTCGCTGACATCGGCGCAAACCTGCTTGTCGAAACTATCGATGGACTTGAGGACGGTAGACTAAGTCCCGTTCCGCAGGATGATACGCTGGCGTCACCCGCTCCCAAAATCACACCCTCCGACAGTCCGATCGACTGGTCCCGCCCCGCCATCGCAATCGTTAATCAGATTCGTGGCCTCGCCGGTTCCGCCGATGCATTTACTGTCCTTGAAGGGAAACGTCTCAAAATCCTCCGCGCCGCTTTGTCGGAACAGGTCAATGGTAACCACGTTCCCGGCGAAATCATTGCGGCTGACAAGTCTCGCGGCCTGATCGTGGCATCAGGCGCCGGCGCTGTCCGGTTGGTCGAGGTTTGCCTTGAAGGCAAAAAGCGGATGGATTCAAATGCGTTTCTCAATGGTGTGCGGCTCACGCCGGGTGTCCGACTGATCTCCGCATCCTGA
- a CDS encoding Rne/Rng family ribonuclease: MKKEIIVNVGEHETRIAVTEDDKLVELHVERADSERMVGDMYQGRVTGIVQGMQAAFVDIGMEKAAFLHISDISLESDSAARYDIDAEEEEVNAEVTRRHKYESIEAILKVGQELVVQIIKEPISTKGPRVTSDLSLPGRYSVLAPGSNYIRVSKRIINFAERRRLRRLVYDVKPEGVGIIVRTEGEGRTEKEFTNDIRRLLKIWYKVKKKAERARPGTLLHKEESMTSSVIRDVFTNDVDRLIVDDKDIYRNTMKYVKSIDPELKNRIEQYDSEVPVFDTYNIEPEIDKMIDRKVWFRKGGYLIIDHTEALTTIDINSGRFVGTKKDPENMILQTNLEAAHEAARQIRLRDIGGLIILDFIDMYSHANHKVLFEEFKSCFDNDRAKNSILPVSDFGLIEMTRERTKPSIMYTLSESCPTCHGFGRIMSKETMAMKVERWFMRAKVAKAGKRYQVRFHPDVAKFMMNEDVNRIKEIEKAHRFKIEMVADELLAQDDYRIIDMIEDVDITALYQGVRP, from the coding sequence TTGAAAAAAGAAATCATCGTCAACGTCGGCGAGCACGAGACTCGTATCGCCGTCACCGAAGACGACAAACTGGTCGAACTGCACGTTGAACGGGCAGATTCCGAACGCATGGTCGGCGACATGTACCAGGGCCGCGTCACCGGCATCGTACAAGGAATGCAGGCCGCCTTCGTTGACATCGGCATGGAAAAAGCCGCCTTCCTCCATATCTCCGACATCAGTCTCGAATCCGATTCCGCCGCGCGCTACGATATCGACGCCGAAGAGGAAGAGGTCAACGCTGAAGTCACCCGCCGCCACAAGTACGAAAGCATCGAAGCCATCCTTAAGGTCGGGCAGGAACTCGTAGTCCAGATCATCAAGGAACCGATCAGCACCAAAGGACCTCGCGTCACCAGCGATCTGTCTCTGCCGGGGCGTTACTCAGTTCTCGCGCCAGGTTCAAACTACATTCGCGTTTCGAAACGGATCATCAACTTCGCCGAACGTCGCCGTTTGCGCCGCTTGGTTTATGATGTCAAACCTGAAGGCGTCGGCATCATCGTCCGTACCGAGGGCGAGGGCCGTACTGAAAAGGAATTCACCAACGATATTCGTCGGCTGCTGAAGATCTGGTACAAGGTTAAGAAGAAAGCCGAGCGCGCCCGGCCCGGGACGCTACTGCACAAGGAAGAGTCAATGACCTCGTCGGTCATCCGCGATGTCTTCACCAATGACGTCGACCGCTTGATCGTCGATGATAAAGATATCTACCGCAACACGATGAAATACGTCAAGTCGATCGACCCCGAACTCAAGAACCGCATCGAGCAGTACGACTCAGAAGTGCCGGTGTTCGACACTTACAATATCGAACCCGAAATCGACAAGATGATTGACCGCAAGGTTTGGTTCCGCAAGGGCGGCTATTTGATCATCGACCACACCGAAGCTCTCACTACGATCGACATCAACTCCGGACGTTTCGTCGGCACGAAGAAGGACCCGGAGAACATGATCCTGCAGACCAATCTCGAGGCCGCCCACGAAGCCGCCCGCCAGATTCGACTGCGCGATATTGGCGGATTGATCATTCTCGATTTCATCGACATGTACTCGCATGCCAATCACAAGGTGCTGTTCGAGGAATTCAAGAGCTGTTTCGACAACGACCGCGCCAAAAATTCGATTCTTCCCGTGAGCGATTTCGGACTAATCGAAATGACGCGCGAACGCACCAAACCGTCGATCATGTACACGCTGTCGGAATCGTGTCCGACCTGTCACGGTTTTGGCCGCATCATGTCGAAGGAGACGATGGCGATGAAGGTCGAGCGCTGGTTTATGCGCGCCAAGGTTGCCAAGGCCGGCAAGCGCTACCAGGTGCGTTTCCATCCCGATGTCGCCAAGTTCATGATGAACGAGGATGTCAACCGCATCAAGGAAATCGAAAAAGCCCACCGCTTCAAAATCGAAATGGTCGCCGATGAACTACTGGCGCAGGACGACTACCGCATCATCGACATGATCGAGGATGTGGACATCACGGCGCTGTATCAGGGAGTACGGCCGTAG